The following coding sequences lie in one Spirosoma sp. KUDC1026 genomic window:
- a CDS encoding formylglycine-generating enzyme family protein: MIRNRFIAHSLLAAFAGLFSGCQHQQSAEQQAQRTADSLAHCAANGMPSRQMAIQQAASVTPAGDGSTDGMAWIPGGTFQMGSDEFVDTRPVHAVTVAGFWMDEHEVTNAQFAEFVKATGYVTVAERPLNPNDYPGVPADKLVPGSAVFTPPSQAVSLNNPLQWWNYQEGASWKQPFGPGKSLPGNDLKGHANEPVVHVSYEDAAAYATWAGKRLPTEAEWEFAARAGKDNQTYYWGQAQKPNGKWVANIHQGHFPDKNTREDGYEGVAPVKSFPANAYGLFDMEGNVWEWCQDYYRPDYYAVSASQNPQGPADSYDPEEPGAVKRVQRGGSFLCSDQYCIRYKAGSRGKGEVTSGSNNLGFRCVKEK, from the coding sequence ATGATACGAAACCGATTTATCGCCCATTCGCTGCTTGCTGCGTTTGCCGGCCTGTTTTCTGGTTGTCAACATCAGCAATCGGCCGAGCAACAGGCGCAACGTACCGCCGACAGCCTTGCGCACTGTGCCGCCAACGGGATGCCGTCCCGGCAGATGGCCATTCAGCAGGCGGCCTCGGTCACGCCCGCGGGCGATGGCAGCACGGACGGCATGGCCTGGATACCGGGTGGTACGTTCCAGATGGGGTCCGATGAGTTTGTCGACACCCGGCCGGTTCATGCCGTTACGGTGGCTGGTTTCTGGATGGACGAGCATGAGGTGACGAACGCGCAGTTCGCTGAATTTGTGAAAGCTACCGGCTACGTTACCGTGGCCGAGCGTCCCCTGAATCCCAACGATTACCCGGGCGTTCCGGCCGATAAGCTCGTGCCTGGTTCGGCGGTGTTTACGCCCCCCAGTCAGGCCGTTTCGCTGAACAATCCCCTCCAGTGGTGGAACTACCAGGAGGGTGCTAGCTGGAAACAGCCTTTTGGTCCAGGCAAATCGTTGCCCGGCAACGATCTGAAAGGCCACGCCAACGAGCCTGTCGTCCACGTTTCTTACGAGGATGCGGCTGCCTACGCTACATGGGCGGGCAAACGCCTGCCCACCGAAGCCGAGTGGGAGTTTGCTGCCCGGGCTGGCAAAGATAACCAGACGTATTACTGGGGTCAGGCGCAGAAGCCAAATGGCAAATGGGTTGCGAACATCCATCAGGGGCACTTCCCGGACAAAAATACCCGGGAGGATGGGTATGAGGGGGTGGCGCCGGTTAAGTCGTTCCCAGCCAACGCCTACGGTCTGTTCGATATGGAAGGCAACGTCTGGGAGTGGTGCCAGGACTACTACCGACCCGATTATTACGCAGTCAGTGCCAGCCAGAATCCCCAGGGTCCGGCCGATAGCTACGACCCCGAAGAGCCCGGTGCGGTGAAACGCGTGCAGCGGGGCGGGTCGTTCCTGTGCAGCGATCAGTACTGCATCCGGTACAAAGCCGGTAGCCGGGGCAAAGGAGAAGTCACCAGCGGCAGCAACAACCTGGGATTTCGCTGCGTGAAGGAGAAGTAA
- a CDS encoding queuosine precursor transporter, with protein sequence MPSYSFTNKRTNLYIFLSAIFLTNTLIAEIIGVKIFSVETLLGTQPAHIHLFGDFVLDFNLTAGAVIWPFVFVTSDIINEYFGKAGVRRISFLTAGFVAYSFVVIFAVTTLPPAQFWLDVNATDGAGQPININNAFQLIFRQGLGIIIGSLTAFLIGQILDVSVFHALRRITGSQKIWLRATGSTLVSQLVDSFVVLGIAFYIFGNWSLTQVLAVGIINYIYKAATAILLTPLLYVAHYFIDRYLGKEHAEELANESAMNSFM encoded by the coding sequence ATGCCCTCCTACTCATTCACGAACAAACGGACAAACCTCTACATCTTCCTCAGCGCGATCTTCCTGACCAACACGCTGATTGCCGAGATTATTGGGGTCAAGATTTTTTCGGTCGAAACGTTACTAGGTACACAACCCGCTCATATTCACCTCTTCGGCGATTTTGTGCTGGACTTTAACCTGACCGCCGGGGCCGTGATCTGGCCGTTCGTATTTGTTACGTCCGATATTATCAACGAGTATTTCGGCAAGGCGGGTGTCCGGCGGATTTCGTTTTTAACGGCGGGGTTCGTGGCTTACAGCTTCGTAGTCATCTTCGCCGTCACAACCTTACCACCCGCCCAGTTCTGGCTCGACGTGAATGCGACGGACGGCGCGGGGCAGCCCATCAACATCAATAATGCCTTTCAGCTGATTTTTCGGCAGGGGCTGGGCATTATAATTGGCTCGCTGACGGCTTTCCTGATCGGGCAGATTCTGGACGTATCGGTTTTTCACGCGCTGCGCCGGATTACGGGAAGTCAGAAAATATGGCTGCGGGCCACCGGCTCGACCTTAGTGTCACAACTGGTCGACTCGTTCGTGGTATTGGGGATTGCGTTCTATATTTTTGGCAACTGGTCGCTAACGCAGGTGCTGGCGGTTGGGATCATCAATTATATCTACAAAGCCGCCACTGCCATTCTACTGACGCCCCTGCTCTATGTGGCGCACTATTTCATCGACCGGTACCTGGGCAAGGAACATGCCGAAGAACTGGCCAATGAATCAGCAATGAACTCGTTTATGTAA
- a CDS encoding sulfatase, with the protein MILKFVFQPLLHLPVLVAALLSPLVGRQACAQSTDRPNVIFIFSDDHAYQAISAYGSKLTKTPSIDRIANEGAILLNNVVTNSICGPSRATLLTGKYSHLNGYKLNEKKFDINQPVFPEQLQKNGYQTAWIGKMHLGSLPHGFDYLDVLPGQGHYYSPDFVNGSGDTVRHKGYVSNVITDLSLDWLKKRDAGKPFFMVVGHKATHREWLPDLQDLGAYDDVTFPVPPTFRDTYQNREAAARQDMTIDKTMRLKEDLKVHADYEHSGTYNRFSPEEKKQFMAYYEGKVSKEFDQKKLSGDALVQWKYQRYLRDYLATARSLDRNIGRLLDYLDQSGLAKNTVVIYASDQGFYMGEHGWFDKRFIYEESLKTPFVIRYPGVIKPGTRVEQIVSNIDWAPTLLDMTKTAIPGDIQGKSFAPLLAGKDTPWRKAAYYHYYEFPEPHHVYPHFGVRTDQYTLVHFYGGLDTWELYDLKKDPQQVTNLFGKPGYEKITTDLKAQLKALMVDYKDDEALQLLAKSK; encoded by the coding sequence ATGATCCTGAAGTTTGTATTTCAACCTTTGCTACACCTACCGGTCCTGGTAGCAGCTTTGCTAAGCCCTTTGGTTGGCCGGCAGGCGTGCGCTCAGTCAACAGATCGTCCCAACGTAATTTTTATCTTTTCGGACGACCACGCGTATCAGGCGATCAGCGCCTACGGCAGTAAACTGACAAAAACTCCCAGTATCGACCGGATTGCGAACGAAGGAGCTATTCTGCTCAATAACGTCGTTACGAACTCAATCTGCGGCCCCAGCCGGGCGACGTTACTGACGGGAAAATACAGCCATCTGAACGGCTACAAGCTGAACGAAAAGAAGTTTGACATAAACCAGCCCGTCTTCCCGGAACAGCTACAGAAGAACGGCTATCAGACAGCCTGGATCGGCAAAATGCACCTGGGTAGTCTGCCCCACGGCTTCGACTATCTGGACGTGCTCCCCGGTCAGGGGCATTATTACAGCCCGGACTTTGTCAATGGGTCGGGCGACACGGTGCGGCATAAGGGATACGTCAGCAACGTAATTACTGACCTTTCGCTCGACTGGCTCAAGAAACGCGACGCCGGCAAGCCCTTTTTTATGGTTGTCGGGCACAAGGCGACCCACCGCGAATGGTTGCCCGACCTGCAGGACCTGGGTGCCTATGATGACGTTACCTTTCCGGTGCCCCCTACGTTCCGCGACACCTACCAGAATCGGGAAGCGGCTGCCAGGCAGGACATGACCATCGATAAAACGATGCGCCTGAAAGAGGACCTGAAAGTCCATGCCGACTACGAACACAGCGGTACCTACAACCGATTTTCGCCTGAGGAGAAAAAGCAGTTCATGGCGTATTACGAAGGAAAAGTCAGCAAAGAGTTTGATCAGAAGAAGCTCAGTGGTGACGCACTGGTGCAGTGGAAATACCAGCGTTACCTGCGTGATTACCTGGCCACCGCCCGCTCCCTCGACCGCAACATCGGTAGACTGCTGGACTACCTCGATCAGTCGGGCCTGGCGAAGAATACGGTTGTCATTTATGCGTCCGATCAGGGCTTTTACATGGGTGAGCACGGCTGGTTCGACAAGCGGTTTATTTACGAAGAATCGCTGAAAACACCATTCGTAATACGTTATCCCGGCGTTATCAAACCTGGCACCCGGGTTGAGCAGATCGTGTCGAACATCGACTGGGCACCAACCCTGCTCGACATGACCAAAACCGCAATTCCAGGCGACATTCAGGGAAAATCGTTTGCTCCCCTGCTGGCAGGCAAAGATACGCCCTGGCGTAAGGCGGCTTATTACCACTATTACGAGTTTCCCGAACCGCACCACGTTTACCCGCATTTCGGCGTCCGCACCGATCAGTATACGCTGGTGCATTTCTACGGTGGGCTGGATACCTGGGAATTGTACGATCTTAAAAAAGATCCGCAGCAGGTAACCAATCTGTTTGGGAAACCCGGTTACGAAAAAATCACGACCGACCTGAAAGCCCAGCTGAAAGCCCTGATGGTTGACTACAAAGACGACGAAGCGCTTCAGTTGCTGGCGAAGAGTAAGTAA
- the rbfA gene encoding 30S ribosome-binding factor RbfA, protein MESKRQQKVARQLQKDLSEIFQREVPHLFNGAFITVTNVRVSPDLSVARVYLSFLATKNKDLLLETIQEKGKVIRQHLGDRVRHQLRIVPELVFFIDDTAEYADKMERLFSGLDIPPAPKEEDEDQ, encoded by the coding sequence ATGGAATCGAAACGACAACAGAAGGTAGCCCGGCAGCTGCAGAAGGATTTAAGCGAGATTTTTCAGCGCGAAGTGCCGCACCTGTTCAACGGAGCATTTATTACGGTTACCAACGTGCGTGTTTCGCCCGATTTAAGCGTTGCCCGTGTGTACCTGAGCTTTCTGGCCACTAAAAATAAAGACCTCCTGCTCGAAACAATTCAGGAGAAAGGTAAAGTCATTCGGCAGCACCTCGGCGACCGCGTTCGCCACCAGCTCCGCATCGTACCCGAACTGGTTTTCTTCATTGACGATACCGCGGAGTATGCCGACAAAATGGAACGTCTCTTTTCCGGCCTCGACATTCCCCCCGCCCCGAAGGAGGAAGACGAAGATCAATGA
- a CDS encoding PQQ-binding-like beta-propeller repeat protein, protein MKRISLVALFGAVVLLSASQLISVDTPIVTSDEWPEYLGGGDRNHYSTLTQITPDNVQKLQVAWSYAAPDTGQMQVNPIVVDGILYGVTSAVRAFALDAATGKEIWRFGDSQKSSMSTSRGVVYWSNGSDKRILHTIGSYLYALDAKTGLPISSFGNNGRIDLHTGLPEAAKDKFVISNTPGTIFENLIVMPVRLSEGADAAPGDLRAFDVRTGKLVWSFHTIPHPGELGYTTWPKDAYQNKYVGGANNWAGMSVDRNRGILYVPTGSAAFDFWGGNRPGQNLYANCLLALDARTGKRLWHYQFIHHDIWDRDLPAPPNLVTIKQNGKSIDAVAQVTKHGYVFVFDRVTGKPLFPINEVPVPTAGLGSEKPWPTQPIPTKPLPFARQANTLTENDISPYADNRDTLIARFRQQHRQRFAPPSKAGTLIFPGFDGGAEWGGAAADPDGILYVNSNEMAWVLTMVDTPKQDELAHLTTGEKLYTLNCTPCHGANRKGNVKSGYPSLVNIEARRDRAFVTQIISSGKGMMPGFTTLTADEKQALVAFLFGDEKKEVSASAGSKQPYVPYRNTGYNKFLDSKGLPAISPPWGTLNAINLNTGEYVWKIPFGEEKSLKEKGVPTTGSENYGGPVITASGLLFIAATKDGMFRAYAKKTGKLLWEVELPAAGFATPSTYQVNGKQYVVVACGGTKLGTKKGNQYVTFALGD, encoded by the coding sequence ATGAAACGTATTTCTCTTGTTGCTCTTTTCGGGGCAGTCGTTCTTCTTTCCGCCAGTCAGTTAATCAGCGTCGATACCCCTATAGTCACTTCCGATGAGTGGCCGGAGTACCTGGGCGGGGGCGACCGTAACCACTACTCCACACTCACGCAGATCACGCCCGATAACGTTCAGAAGCTTCAGGTTGCCTGGTCGTATGCCGCCCCCGATACGGGACAGATGCAGGTCAATCCAATTGTTGTTGATGGGATTCTGTACGGCGTTACGTCGGCGGTGCGGGCGTTTGCGCTCGATGCCGCTACGGGGAAAGAGATCTGGCGATTCGGCGATAGCCAGAAAAGTTCGATGAGTACCAGCCGGGGCGTAGTGTACTGGAGCAACGGTAGCGACAAACGAATTCTGCACACAATCGGCTCGTATCTCTACGCGCTGGACGCCAAAACCGGCCTGCCGATTTCCTCCTTCGGCAACAACGGCCGGATCGACCTGCACACCGGGCTTCCCGAAGCCGCAAAGGATAAATTCGTTATCTCCAACACACCCGGTACCATCTTCGAGAACCTGATTGTCATGCCGGTACGCCTGTCGGAAGGAGCCGATGCCGCACCGGGCGATCTGCGTGCGTTCGATGTCCGGACGGGAAAACTGGTCTGGTCCTTTCACACCATCCCTCACCCCGGCGAACTAGGTTATACTACCTGGCCGAAAGATGCTTACCAGAATAAATACGTCGGGGGCGCCAACAACTGGGCAGGTATGTCCGTCGACCGAAACCGGGGCATTCTTTACGTTCCTACCGGCTCAGCCGCGTTTGATTTCTGGGGTGGTAACCGACCCGGTCAGAACCTTTACGCCAACTGTCTGCTGGCGCTGGACGCCCGGACGGGCAAGCGACTCTGGCATTACCAGTTCATTCATCACGACATCTGGGACCGTGACCTACCGGCTCCACCGAATCTGGTGACGATCAAACAGAACGGCAAATCGATTGACGCCGTAGCACAGGTGACCAAACACGGCTACGTTTTCGTCTTCGACCGCGTTACGGGAAAGCCTTTGTTTCCCATCAATGAAGTACCCGTTCCAACGGCCGGTCTGGGCAGCGAAAAACCCTGGCCAACCCAGCCTATTCCGACCAAACCGCTGCCCTTCGCCCGGCAGGCCAATACGCTGACGGAAAACGACATCAGTCCCTATGCCGACAATCGGGATACGCTCATCGCCCGCTTCCGGCAGCAGCATCGGCAGCGGTTTGCGCCACCCAGCAAAGCCGGTACGCTCATCTTTCCCGGATTCGACGGCGGGGCCGAGTGGGGCGGGGCCGCAGCCGACCCGGATGGAATTTTGTACGTCAACAGTAATGAAATGGCGTGGGTATTAACAATGGTCGATACGCCCAAACAGGACGAGCTGGCTCACCTGACAACGGGCGAAAAACTCTATACCCTTAACTGTACACCCTGCCACGGTGCCAACCGGAAAGGCAACGTCAAAAGCGGCTACCCTTCACTGGTGAACATCGAAGCCCGGCGCGACCGGGCCTTTGTTACGCAGATAATCAGCAGCGGCAAAGGTATGATGCCGGGCTTTACTACCCTTACCGCCGATGAAAAGCAGGCGCTGGTTGCTTTTTTATTTGGTGATGAGAAAAAAGAAGTGAGTGCATCGGCAGGCAGTAAACAACCATACGTACCGTATCGCAACACGGGCTACAACAAGTTTCTGGATAGCAAGGGGCTACCTGCCATTTCGCCCCCGTGGGGAACGCTCAACGCCATCAATCTGAACACGGGCGAATACGTCTGGAAGATCCCGTTTGGCGAGGAGAAGTCACTGAAAGAGAAAGGCGTACCCACTACGGGGAGCGAAAACTACGGAGGTCCGGTTATCACCGCCAGCGGGCTGCTGTTCATTGCCGCTACCAAGGACGGTATGTTCCGCGCCTACGCTAAGAAAACCGGGAAGCTTCTCTGGGAAGTGGAATTACCAGCCGCTGGCTTTGCTACACCCAGTACGTACCAGGTTAATGGTAAACAGTACGTCGTCGTGGCCTGCGGGGGCACCAAGCTGGGCACAAAAAAAGGGAATCAGTACGTAACGTTCGCGTTGGGGGATTGA
- a CDS encoding PQQ-binding-like beta-propeller repeat protein: MPKFLCQTFCLFLFLHYSTCAKASTLIFFGSIDGKFYALNAETGKKRWEFSAGSSINASPIVDDDKVYFGSYNGKLYALHTKSGKLKWVFTAAESIQSSPALVKGILYVGCTDGHFYALDAETGVQKWVVQLEGAVRSTPTIANQRIYVSSGYGSLYALDALTGVQRWVYENQGGFTSCQVSGGQVYVGNTDYSVYALDALTGEQKWEFKTKGAVVSSPFVKDGVLFVGSYDHKLYALNAKTGTQRWAVEFGQTVGSSPVAADKLVYVGSFDGHLYAVDEQSGQIKWAFRSRGSISAGSPVVANGLIYIGSNDNYLYAVDALTGTKKWEFKTGGFVIGSPVVVKKGIVLGDYSTISGVKQ; encoded by the coding sequence ATGCCCAAATTCCTTTGTCAAACGTTCTGCTTATTTCTGTTTTTGCATTATAGCACTTGCGCTAAAGCCTCCACATTGATTTTTTTTGGCAGTATTGATGGGAAATTCTATGCTCTCAATGCTGAAACGGGGAAAAAAAGATGGGAATTTTCGGCAGGATCATCCATCAATGCCAGTCCTATTGTCGATGATGACAAGGTGTACTTCGGCAGCTACAACGGGAAGCTATATGCCCTACATACGAAGTCCGGTAAACTGAAATGGGTATTCACCGCTGCTGAAAGTATTCAATCATCTCCTGCCCTTGTCAAAGGAATTCTGTACGTCGGTTGCACAGATGGCCATTTTTATGCTTTGGATGCTGAAACAGGCGTCCAGAAATGGGTCGTGCAGCTTGAAGGCGCTGTACGGTCGACGCCAACCATTGCGAACCAACGGATTTATGTCAGTTCTGGATACGGTTCTCTATATGCCCTGGATGCACTAACGGGCGTTCAACGTTGGGTGTACGAAAATCAGGGCGGATTTACCTCCTGTCAGGTAAGTGGTGGGCAGGTTTACGTCGGGAACACAGATTATTCTGTTTATGCTCTGGATGCGTTAACCGGAGAACAAAAATGGGAATTCAAAACCAAGGGAGCCGTCGTGTCGAGTCCCTTCGTAAAAGACGGTGTCTTATTTGTAGGAAGCTATGATCACAAACTTTACGCGCTGAACGCTAAAACCGGCACCCAACGCTGGGCCGTTGAGTTTGGCCAGACCGTTGGCTCTAGTCCTGTAGCAGCTGATAAACTGGTTTATGTCGGCAGTTTTGATGGTCATCTCTATGCCGTAGACGAGCAGTCGGGGCAGATAAAATGGGCATTCAGATCTAGGGGTAGTATTTCTGCCGGAAGCCCTGTTGTAGCAAACGGGCTTATTTACATTGGCAGCAACGACAACTATCTGTACGCTGTAGATGCCTTGACCGGAACTAAAAAGTGGGAGTTCAAGACTGGCGGATTCGTCATAGGTAGTCCGGTAGTCGTTAAAAAAGGAATTGTTCTGGGCGATTATTCAACCATAAGTGGAGTTAAGCAATAA
- the aac(3) gene encoding aminoglycoside 3-N-acetyltransferase, producing the protein MILLGDTYYWTRQLLAEQLNALGVRTGDAVMVHAGMRSVGPLVNGPDTLIDALLDSLGPDGTLLCYVNWEQQYEDALDEQGGLPNFLKPAIPPFDPARSRASRDHGAFAESVRTTPGAERSHNPGASVAAIGGKAAWFTADHPLDYGYGPGSPFAKFVATSGKVLMIGAPLDTISLLHHAEHLAQIPGKHVRRMEVPLLLNGQVVWRMIEEFDTADPVVDGLDDDYFGAIANDFLATGQGQQGLIGHAPSAIFPAAGLVDFAVRWLDEQCGQFPSAR; encoded by the coding sequence ATGATCCTGCTTGGCGACACGTATTACTGGACCCGGCAACTGCTGGCAGAGCAGTTAAACGCATTGGGTGTCCGAACGGGCGACGCCGTCATGGTGCATGCCGGGATGCGATCAGTAGGCCCGCTTGTCAATGGTCCTGATACGCTGATCGATGCCCTGCTTGATAGTCTTGGCCCCGACGGAACATTACTCTGTTACGTCAACTGGGAGCAGCAGTACGAAGACGCACTTGACGAACAGGGAGGGCTTCCCAACTTTCTGAAACCTGCCATTCCGCCTTTTGATCCGGCCCGCTCCCGAGCCAGCCGCGACCATGGAGCGTTTGCTGAAAGTGTTCGAACAACGCCCGGTGCCGAACGAAGCCATAATCCGGGTGCATCTGTTGCCGCTATAGGTGGTAAGGCTGCGTGGTTTACAGCCGATCATCCGCTTGATTACGGGTACGGGCCTGGCTCCCCGTTTGCGAAATTCGTTGCCACATCAGGCAAAGTTCTGATGATCGGTGCCCCATTGGATACGATCAGTCTACTGCACCATGCTGAGCACCTGGCACAGATTCCGGGAAAACACGTTCGCCGAATGGAAGTACCGCTACTCCTGAACGGTCAGGTTGTCTGGCGAATGATTGAAGAATTCGACACGGCCGATCCGGTCGTCGATGGACTGGACGACGACTATTTTGGAGCAATTGCCAACGACTTTCTGGCAACGGGGCAAGGACAGCAAGGACTCATCGGTCATGCGCCGTCAGCTATTTTCCCGGCTGCCGGCCTGGTTGACTTCGCGGTACGCTGGCTGGACGAGCAGTGCGGCCAGTTCCCTTCTGCTCGGTAA
- a CDS encoding ABC transporter permease, protein MNLPTWIARRYFFSKKKRSFISWLSVLSMLGVGVGTMALVVVLSVFNGMEELNRQIFKTFEADMTVSPRQGKRFLASPDLVKRLRQTPGVSLLTAVAQDNALARYADGQTVVRLKGVENNYLQRQQLDSAMIDGKRMLEKDGVNYAVVAAGVQSDLNISVLDILAPLEILYPQSDQSFNALNPDAFNSAYMTVSGVFFIESRYDNFVLAPITVARDLFGYAENEVTSLEIQLTPGTNENAAKQALQDVVGDTLLVQSRDDLNTDLYRTIRIEKLLVALTLGFIILVASINIFFSLSMLVVEKKEDIKIMFALGATSGLIRRIFLTEGAIIALSGAFAGLVLGIGICLAQQQYGFIRMGTVSSVIDAYPVRLDTSDVLLTAVLVTVLTMLTSWFPAQRAARIGAM, encoded by the coding sequence ATGAACCTCCCCACCTGGATTGCCCGTCGGTATTTTTTCTCGAAGAAGAAGCGCAGTTTCATTAGCTGGCTCTCGGTCCTCTCTATGCTGGGCGTAGGTGTGGGGACAATGGCGCTGGTGGTGGTGCTGTCCGTTTTCAACGGGATGGAGGAGCTGAACCGGCAGATTTTCAAGACCTTCGAAGCGGACATGACCGTATCGCCCCGCCAGGGGAAACGCTTTCTGGCCTCACCGGATCTGGTCAAACGACTGCGCCAGACCCCCGGTGTTTCATTGCTGACGGCCGTGGCGCAGGACAATGCGCTGGCCCGTTACGCCGACGGACAAACGGTGGTGCGCCTGAAGGGGGTAGAGAATAATTACCTGCAACGCCAGCAACTCGACTCGGCTATGATCGACGGCAAGCGGATGCTGGAGAAAGATGGAGTCAACTACGCGGTTGTGGCCGCGGGCGTACAAAGTGATCTGAATATCTCGGTCCTGGACATTCTGGCGCCCCTCGAAATTCTGTATCCGCAGAGCGATCAATCCTTCAACGCTCTTAACCCCGACGCGTTCAACAGCGCTTACATGACCGTTTCGGGCGTTTTCTTCATCGAATCACGGTACGATAATTTCGTGCTGGCTCCCATCACAGTAGCGCGTGATCTGTTTGGCTACGCCGAAAACGAAGTGACCTCGCTCGAAATTCAGCTGACTCCCGGTACTAACGAGAATGCCGCTAAACAGGCCCTGCAGGACGTCGTGGGCGATACGTTGCTGGTGCAGAGCCGCGATGATCTGAACACAGACCTTTATCGGACGATACGTATCGAGAAACTACTCGTTGCCCTTACACTGGGCTTCATCATTCTGGTGGCGTCCATCAACATCTTCTTCTCGCTGTCGATGCTGGTTGTTGAAAAGAAAGAGGATATTAAAATCATGTTTGCCCTGGGCGCTACGTCGGGCCTGATTCGCCGGATTTTCTTGACCGAAGGCGCCATCATTGCGTTATCCGGTGCCTTTGCCGGCCTGGTGCTGGGGATCGGTATCTGTCTGGCTCAGCAGCAGTACGGCTTTATCCGGATGGGAACCGTTAGCTCGGTGATCGACGCCTACCCCGTCCGGCTGGACACTAGTGACGTACTGCTGACCGCCGTGCTGGTTACGGTGCTAACGATGCTGACATCCTGGTTTCCGGCGCAACGTGCCGCCCGAATTGGAGCGATGTAA